The genomic interval CCACACCAGCGTGCGCGTCACCACCTGGGCCAGCGCGGGGCCCACGTCGCCGCCAGCGGACCGGATGAGCGCCGTCTCCAGGGGGCCTTCGATGCGCATCGACGCATGCTCGAGGCCCGCGGCCTTCACGGGGTCGACGGCCGCGGGAGCCGCGGCGGTGGGGGCCTGGGCGGTGTTGCCCGGGGCCGCCGTGGCGGCGCCGGGTATGGCGGTGCCGGGGTTCGGCGTGGTGGGAGTGCCCTCGGCGACGGGCGGGGTGGCGGCGGCCTCCTGCGGCGTCGCGGCGGCCATGCGTTGCTTCCACCACCAGACACCTCCGGCGGCGCCTCCCAGGATGAGGGACACGGCGACCACGGGCCCGATGGGGCTCCGTTTCGGAGGGGCACCGAGGGTGGGAAGGTTCGGCCGCATGCAGGCTCCCGGAATTGGAAAGGGTGGGGCGGGCGCGAAAACCGGCGCCCGCGACGAGGAATTCCGCCCGCCGAGGGTCAATCCTCGGGGCTGTCCTCTTGCTCGTCAGGCGTGGTGTCGCGCAGGCCGAATTCCTTCATCTTGGTCTGCAGCGACTTCCGGCTGATCTGCAGCAGACGCGCGGCGCGGGTGACGTTGCCGCCCGTCTCCTCCAGCTTCTTGACGATGAGGTCGCGCTCGAGCTCCGCGGCCTTCATCCGGACGATGTCCTTCAGTCCGACCTCGCCCGTGGGGACTTCCATCGCGGGCGTGGAGGGAGCCGGCGCGGCGCTCGGCTGGGTGCCCGCTCCATGGCGCACCGGCTCGGGCAGGTCCTTGGCCGTGATGAGCGGGCCGTCCGCGAACAAGAGGACGCGCTCGATGAGGTTCTCCAATTCGCGGATGTTGCCGGGCCACGAGTAGGCCTGGAGCAACGTGAGCGCATCGTCCGCGATGCCCTCGATCTTCTTGTTCAGCCGGCGGTTGTACTTTTCGACGAAGTGCCGCGCGAGCATGAGGATGTCGCTCCTGCGCTCCCGCAAGGGAGGGAGCGTGAGCGGCACCACCGCGAGCCGGTAGTACAAGTCCTTGCGGAAGCGTCCCGCTTCAATCTCCGCCTGCAGGTCGCGGTTGGTGGCGGCCACCAGGCGCACGTCGACGCGGGTGGTCTTGATGCCGCCCACGCGCTCGAACTCGCCTTCCTGGAGCGCGCGCAGCAGCTTCACCTGCATCTCGACGGGAATCTCGCCAATCTCATCCAGGAAGAGGGTGCCGCCGTCGGCCAGCTCGAAGCGGCCGGGCTTGGAGGTGACGGCGCCGGTGAACGCGCCACGCTCGTAGCCGAACAGCTCGCTCTCCAGCAGCGTGGCGGGGATGGCCGCGCAGTTGATCTTGATGAACGGCTTGTCGCGGCGGCTGGACGCGCCGTGCAGCGCGGTGGCGATGAGCTCCTTGCCCGTGCCGCTCTCGCCAGTGATGAGCACCGTCGAGGGCGTGTCCGCCACCTTGTCGATGACCTTGTAGACGTCCTGCATCTGCGCCGCTTCGCCGATGATGGCGGCGCGCGCCTTGACGTCCGGACGGACGGAGCGCCGAGCGCTCTCGTTCGTCTTGGCGGCCTTGGCGACGACGGAGGACAGCTCCGCCTGGTCGAAGGGCTTGGTGATGTAGTCGAACGCGCCCGCCTTGATGGCGTCCACGGCCGAGTCGACGGTGCCGTGCGCGGTGATGATGATGACGGGCACGTCCGGGTTGGCGGCGCGGACGGTGCTGAGCACCTCCATGCCGCCCACCTTGGGCATCACCAGGTCCGTCACGACGATGTCGGCGCCGTTCTTCTGGAACTCCGCCAGACCCTGCTCGCCGTTCTCCGCGACGGTGACGTCGAACCCATCCCTGCGCAGCATCGCGGCGAGCACCTTGCGGAGGTTCGCCTCGTCGTCAATCACCAGCACCTTGGCCATGGCAGCAGGATGGGTCGGGCGGACTAGCGACGGGCCGACGCCGCGGTGGCGCCCTCGAAGGTGCAGATGGCATCCGGGTGCTTGATGCGCAGCAGCAGCGCCTCCAGCACGCGGAACGGATGGTTCATCCGCGAGGCGCCCAGATAGGCCGCCACCATGTCCATGGAGACCGCCAGGTCCATGTTCTCCCGGCCCGTGGACACCACCACGCCGGAGTCACCGCGCAGGCGGTTGGACTGATAGACGCCGTCGGAGGCCAGCTGCTTGATGGTCTCGATCTCCAGCACGCCCGTCTTCTCGTAGATGCGGTGCAGCTGCGAGTACAGGCGCGGCGACAGCACCACCGCGTACGGGCCGAAGTGGCCGTGCTCGTTGAGGGTGCGCGTGGCCTCGACGATGGACTGGAAGCCTCCGCCCGCCATCGTCCAGTCGCCCAGCGGCACGGTGAGCCGGCCATTGGCCGTCATCAGGCCCTCGTAGCCGAGCCGGGCGTCGCCGTAGAAGATGAGCTCGTCTTCCTGCTGCGCGCACAGCGCCGCGGCGCCCGCGGCTGCGGACACGTCCAGCGGCATGTTGTGCGTGCGCGCCGCCTCGATGTCCCGCCAGTGCAGCAGGAAGTCCTTGTAGATGATGGGGATGGTCTTGAACTTGCGCGCGTCGGTGAAGACCATCGCGGTGTCCTGCTCGCCGACGATGTCCACCGCGCCGGGGGACACGCCCTGGAACTCGTCGTAGGGCACCGTCTGCACGCCCGCGCCCAGCGGCCCATAGATGTCGAGGATGCGCCGGCCCACGAGTGAGCGCCGCGCCACCTGGATGACGGTTTCGTTCAGGCGCGCCCACTCTTCTTCGCGGAGCGGGTTCTCGGCATGTCCAAGGAAGTCAGGCATCGAACAGTCTCCAGAAACTCAGCAAGGAGAGGAGAGAAGAAACGGTGTCAACGATTGCCGCCCCGCCCGCCGCCACCGCGGCGCAGCGAGCCCACCGTGAGGGGGTGGGATTCCGCGGAGGGCGGGGGCGCCGGCAGGCCGTAGATGAGGCGCTGCGGGGGGAGCGCGGTGAGCGGCTCCGCCGGCGCGCGGCCCGTGGCTGGCGGAGGCGCCGGCACGGCGGGCGGCGGAGGGACGTGGACCTGCGCGGGAGCGTGCGCCCCCGAGATGGCCTGTTGGAAGTGTCCCGGGGCGATGGGGCTGGCGAAGTGGCCATCCTGGCCGGTGTCCAAGAGGCGCAGCATGTGGACCGCCTCGAAGACGTGCTCCTTCTCCTCGCTCGCCAGATGGAGGAAGAAGGCCCTCACCTCGGGATGCGAGGAAGCTCGAGCGAAGGCTTCGTACTCGTTGATGGTCTCGAGCTCACGCGCCAACACGCGGCGGATGCGCGCCACGTCGTCCAGGTCGCTGTCCGGGGTTTCGGCCATTCAGGACGGACCCTCGCAATCCGCCGGGGGACCGTCAAGAGAAACAGGGCCCGTCCGGTTTCCTGCTTCATGCCACTTGACGCCACGCATAGAGTCCCCCACCCGTGACCGTCTCCGCGCCCGAGCCTT from Myxococcus stipitatus carries:
- a CDS encoding sigma-54 dependent transcriptional regulator; its protein translation is MAKVLVIDDEANLRKVLAAMLRRDGFDVTVAENGEQGLAEFQKNGADIVVTDLVMPKVGGMEVLSTVRAANPDVPVIIITAHGTVDSAVDAIKAGAFDYITKPFDQAELSSVVAKAAKTNESARRSVRPDVKARAAIIGEAAQMQDVYKVIDKVADTPSTVLITGESGTGKELIATALHGASSRRDKPFIKINCAAIPATLLESELFGYERGAFTGAVTSKPGRFELADGGTLFLDEIGEIPVEMQVKLLRALQEGEFERVGGIKTTRVDVRLVAATNRDLQAEIEAGRFRKDLYYRLAVVPLTLPPLRERRSDILMLARHFVEKYNRRLNKKIEGIADDALTLLQAYSWPGNIRELENLIERVLLFADGPLITAKDLPEPVRHGAGTQPSAAPAPSTPAMEVPTGEVGLKDIVRMKAAELERDLIVKKLEETGGNVTRAARLLQISRKSLQTKMKEFGLRDTTPDEQEDSPED
- the encA gene encoding encapsulin nanocompartment shell protein EncA; the protein is MPDFLGHAENPLREEEWARLNETVIQVARRSLVGRRILDIYGPLGAGVQTVPYDEFQGVSPGAVDIVGEQDTAMVFTDARKFKTIPIIYKDFLLHWRDIEAARTHNMPLDVSAAAGAAALCAQQEDELIFYGDARLGYEGLMTANGRLTVPLGDWTMAGGGFQSIVEATRTLNEHGHFGPYAVVLSPRLYSQLHRIYEKTGVLEIETIKQLASDGVYQSNRLRGDSGVVVSTGRENMDLAVSMDMVAAYLGASRMNHPFRVLEALLLRIKHPDAICTFEGATAASARR
- a CDS encoding ferritin, with translation MAETPDSDLDDVARIRRVLARELETINEYEAFARASSHPEVRAFFLHLASEEKEHVFEAVHMLRLLDTGQDGHFASPIAPGHFQQAISGAHAPAQVHVPPPPAVPAPPPATGRAPAEPLTALPPQRLIYGLPAPPPSAESHPLTVGSLRRGGGGRGGNR